A genomic segment from Desulfobulbaceae bacterium encodes:
- the selD gene encoding selenide, water dikinase SelD, which yields MAIFKKKTLTGLSRTCGUAAKIGPTDLSDALEGLTPPNDPNLLVGFETADDAAVYRLSDEIAMINTVDFITPPVDDPYWFGQISAANSISDVYSMGGKPLTALNVVMFPSKHLDMGILKEILRGGHDKVVEAGACLVGGHTVDDEEPKYGLCVNGVVHPDRIITNAGSKPGDALILTKPLGSGVLFNAVRSGKMPFKEVEKEILPSLAALNGKAIETALQFNLHACTDITGFGILGHLLEVAHGSNARVRVVYKNLPFYPGALNMYQKGETTGSNKANRAMVAKHVLNMQKTLSRYEDELLYDPQTSGGLLLSVPKAQAEELLSALHRNGVDAATCIGEITAEPVGITVE from the coding sequence ATGGCAATTTTTAAGAAAAAAACACTCACAGGTCTTTCTCGTACATGCGGTTGAGCCGCCAAAATTGGTCCGACGGATCTGTCGGACGCGCTCGAAGGCCTTACCCCGCCTAATGATCCAAACCTGCTCGTCGGGTTTGAGACAGCAGATGATGCAGCTGTGTATCGGTTAAGCGATGAAATCGCTATGATCAACACTGTGGATTTTATTACCCCGCCGGTTGATGACCCGTACTGGTTCGGTCAGATTTCAGCAGCAAACTCTATTTCTGACGTCTATTCCATGGGGGGTAAGCCTTTAACTGCTCTTAATGTCGTAATGTTTCCATCAAAGCATCTTGATATGGGCATTTTGAAAGAGATTCTACGCGGAGGGCACGATAAGGTAGTAGAAGCTGGGGCCTGCCTGGTCGGTGGCCACACTGTAGATGACGAGGAGCCAAAGTACGGCCTATGCGTTAATGGTGTTGTTCATCCTGATCGAATAATCACCAATGCCGGATCAAAACCTGGGGATGCGCTTATCCTGACCAAGCCGCTTGGTTCCGGTGTTTTATTTAATGCGGTCCGCTCGGGGAAAATGCCTTTTAAAGAAGTTGAAAAAGAGATTCTCCCTTCCCTTGCCGCTCTTAATGGTAAGGCTATAGAAACAGCGCTGCAATTTAATCTGCATGCCTGCACAGATATCACCGGATTCGGTATTCTTGGGCACCTGCTTGAGGTAGCGCATGGTTCTAATGCCAGGGTTCGAGTTGTTTATAAGAACTTACCCTTTTATCCTGGGGCCTTGAATATGTATCAAAAAGGCGAAACGACAGGCAGCAACAAGGCCAATCGGGCCATGGTGGCGAAACATGTTCTGAACATGCAGAAGACCTTGTCACGATATGAGGACGAACTCCTATATGATCCGCAGACCTCTGGTGGACTTTTACTTTCTGTGCCAAAGGCACAGGCCGAAGAACTGCTGTCGGCATTGCACCGAAATGGAGTTGATGCCGCCACATGCATTGGTGAGATAACAGCCGAACCTGTTGGGATAACGGTTGAATAA
- a CDS encoding sulfite exporter TauE/SafE family protein, with protein MLLLIGGLGLFSGFISGMLGIGGGIVMAPLLLYVPAWFGFSPLPMRVVAGLTIVQGLVACLSGSLTHKKFDFVSNRLTGWMGTTIFVTALAGGAGAGYVSNSLLMTVFALLALLAAVLVFVPTREDCENPNVSTFSFSRLKAVVVAGSVGIMGGLVGQGGSFILIPLMTSFMQVPTRIAIGSNLAIVFLSSLAAFLGKAFTGQIAWYLALPIVVTVIPAAHLGGLVSRRVPIGRLRMILAFFIALAAIRIGLSAVGI; from the coding sequence ATGCTTCTCCTGATTGGAGGCCTGGGGTTATTTTCTGGTTTTATTTCAGGGATGCTGGGAATTGGGGGCGGAATTGTTATGGCCCCTTTGCTTTTGTATGTTCCCGCCTGGTTCGGCTTTTCACCGCTGCCCATGAGAGTTGTCGCCGGGTTAACTATTGTACAGGGACTGGTTGCCTGCCTATCTGGATCTTTAACGCATAAAAAGTTTGATTTTGTCTCAAACCGGTTAACAGGATGGATGGGGACAACAATTTTCGTTACCGCTTTGGCGGGTGGCGCCGGAGCAGGGTATGTCTCAAATTCGCTGCTGATGACAGTTTTTGCTCTTCTAGCTCTGCTTGCTGCTGTTCTTGTTTTTGTACCTACCAGGGAGGATTGCGAAAACCCGAATGTTTCAACATTTTCATTCAGTCGTTTGAAGGCAGTGGTGGTAGCCGGATCAGTCGGCATTATGGGCGGGCTTGTTGGTCAGGGTGGGTCTTTCATTCTTATTCCACTCATGACCTCGTTTATGCAGGTTCCAACCAGAATTGCAATTGGCAGCAATCTGGCGATTGTATTTCTTTCATCGCTGGCAGCCTTTTTAGGCAAAGCCTTTACCGGTCAGATAGCCTGGTATTTGGCTTTGCCGATAGTTGTGACAGTGATCCCAGCTGCCCATCTTGGAGGTTTGGTTAGCCGCAGGGTTCCAATAGGTCGATTACGGATGATATTGGCTTTTTTTATCGCCTTGGCAGCAATACGGATAGGGCTTTCTGCTGTAGGAATATGA
- a CDS encoding type II toxin-antitoxin system Phd/YefM family antitoxin, which yields MNTSWKLQDAKAKFSQVVENALKAGPQYVTRRGQEAVVIISVKEYQKITTKKPTLKEFLLSCPKIDDGFEFERQKDHPRDIEF from the coding sequence ATGAATACATCATGGAAATTACAAGATGCTAAAGCAAAATTCAGTCAGGTTGTTGAAAATGCTTTGAAGGCCGGGCCGCAATATGTAACTCGTAGAGGTCAAGAAGCAGTGGTCATCATATCCGTTAAGGAATATCAAAAAATCACCACAAAAAAACCGACATTAAAAGAATTTCTGTTAAGTTGTCCCAAAATTGACGATGGCTTTGAATTTGAGAGGCAAAAGGATCATCCAAGGGATATTGAATTTTGA
- a CDS encoding type II toxin-antitoxin system VapC family toxin, producing the protein MNYLLDTCVISELVRPTPNEAVINWMSHLPNERLFLSVITIGEIRKGIIKLPESKKKNQLTNWLNTLLEDYQARIYPINLTVAENWGIIQGKAEKNGTPVASVDSLIAAVAQTYNLIVVTRNENDFASTNVTILNPWKNKG; encoded by the coding sequence TTGAATTATTTATTAGATACTTGCGTGATATCAGAATTGGTCAGGCCAACTCCAAATGAAGCCGTCATCAATTGGATGAGTCATTTACCTAATGAAAGACTTTTTTTATCTGTCATAACCATTGGAGAAATACGTAAAGGAATAATAAAACTTCCTGAATCAAAAAAGAAAAATCAGCTCACAAATTGGCTTAATACCCTTCTGGAAGATTACCAAGCAAGAATTTATCCCATTAATTTAACGGTTGCAGAAAACTGGGGGATTATTCAAGGGAAAGCAGAAAAAAATGGTACTCCGGTTGCCTCAGTAGACAGTTTGATAGCGGCAGTGGCTCAAACATACAATTTAATTGTCGTAACAAGAAATGAGAATGACTTTGCCTCAACTAATGTAACAATATTAAATCCATGGAAAAATAAAGGGTAA